The sequence CGAAATGCGCGATGCCGCCGGTCACGTTACCCCTTCCACTCGCGGCGATCTTCGGCGGCGCGCAACACTTCGTAGGAGACTTGCAGCTTCTGGAACTGCTCGGCAGCCGCCTTGTCGCCGGGGCGGACATCGGGGTGGACTTCCTTGGCCTTCGTCCGCCACGCCTTTTTCACGGCGTCAAAATCGGCGTCGGGATCGAGCCCGAGCATTTCGAGCGCGCGCAATTCGTCGCGGCTGCGAGTGCCATCGCCAGAGCCGCCCCATTCGGCCCATGCCGCCTGCCGAAAACCGGACGTTTCGCCGCGCTCTTCTGCCTCGCGCTGCTCAGCCTCTTCCTTGTCGAGGCCTTCGAAATAGTTCCAGCCCTGGTTGTATTCCGCCGCATGGCGCGGGCAGAAATACCAGCGGTCCGGGTTATTCGGAGACTTGGGCGCAGGGCAATCGCCCTTCTCGTCGCAACCGGCGCGATCACACAGGCGCACCTGCGCCGCCTCGCGCGCGCCTTCATAGCCGCGCCAGCGGGGAAAGCCCCAGTCAGAAGATCGCCCGTGTCGCGCCATACGTCCTGTCAAAGCCGCACAATGCGGGAAAGGTCAAGATGGGAAGGTGGCCCGCAAATGCAAAGGCCCGGACGATTGCGCCCGGGCCTTCAGACTTTGCGAGACGGTTCAGTTTACGGTGACGGTAACCGCACGGCGGTTGCGCGCCCACGAATCCTC is a genomic window of Novosphingobium sp. MMS21-SN21R containing:
- a CDS encoding J domain-containing protein, with amino-acid sequence MARHGRSSDWGFPRWRGYEGAREAAQVRLCDRAGCDEKGDCPAPKSPNNPDRWYFCPRHAAEYNQGWNYFEGLDKEEAEQREAEERGETSGFRQAAWAEWGGSGDGTRSRDELRALEMLGLDPDADFDAVKKAWRTKAKEVHPDVRPGDKAAAEQFQKLQVSYEVLRAAEDRREWKG